Proteins encoded by one window of Ruminococcaceae bacterium R-25:
- a CDS encoding putative aldouronate transport system permease protein, with protein MASLENVSHEKIRIRKKKAKSDTVIDVIVYAVLTLFAVVVLYPIINMLAYSLSDGMDSLYGKIHLWPHVWSLESYKELLFNRESIRYGAIVTIARTLIGAGIGVVANAFLAFILSRKKFMLRSALSLFWIITIYAQAGFVPVFYLYRKLHLTQSFWVYIVPGIISGIYVLVMRTYMKSIPDSLEEAAKLDGAGYISIFWRIISPICMPVYAAIALFIATTQWNSWFDAMIYNRFSPKYTTLQYEMLKYYTYVLSARTDVNSIHGPQELPISPRTIRSALAVVSMLPLLIIYPFLQKYFVSGLTIRGVKD; from the coding sequence AAGATCAGGATCAGGAAAAAGAAAGCAAAGTCAGACACCGTCATCGATGTGATCGTCTATGCCGTCCTCACCTTATTTGCAGTAGTTGTTCTTTATCCGATAATCAACATGCTGGCATATTCCTTAAGTGACGGAATGGATTCGTTATACGGCAAAATCCACCTGTGGCCGCACGTATGGTCTTTAGAAAGTTATAAAGAGCTTCTCTTTAACAGGGAAAGCATCAGGTACGGTGCTATAGTTACCATAGCAAGAACCTTGATCGGAGCGGGCATCGGAGTTGTTGCAAACGCTTTTCTAGCATTTATCTTAAGCCGTAAGAAATTCATGTTAAGATCCGCTCTTTCGCTGTTCTGGATAATCACGATATATGCGCAGGCCGGCTTTGTCCCGGTATTCTACCTGTACAGAAAGCTCCACCTCACGCAGTCTTTCTGGGTCTACATTGTCCCGGGCATTATAAGTGGTATTTATGTGCTCGTTATGAGGACGTATATGAAGAGTATTCCGGACTCGCTTGAAGAAGCAGCGAAGCTTGACGGTGCCGGATATATCAGCATCTTCTGGCGGATCATATCGCCTATATGCATGCCTGTTTATGCCGCGATAGCACTTTTCATTGCCACGACCCAGTGGAACTCATGGTTCGATGCAATGATCTACAACAGATTCTCGCCCAAGTACACAACCCTGCAATATGAAATGCTGAAGTATTATACTTACGTCCTTTCCGCCAGGACCGACGTCAACTCAATACACGGGCCTCAAGAATTACCAATCAGCCCCAGAACGATCCGTTCGGCCTTAGCGGTCGTCTCGATGCTGCCGCTTCTCATAATCTATCCGTTCCTTCAGAAATACTTCGTGTCGGGACTTACAATAAGAGGGGTTAAGGATTAA